From Pseudomonas sp. StFLB209, a single genomic window includes:
- a CDS encoding NAD(P)/FAD-dependent oxidoreductase, whose protein sequence is MTKVTHLPADDTTCGWYHLSRKRQPKPAHAGKSSARWVVVGAGFTGLAAARQLALNFPNDEIVLVEAQEVGFGTSGRNAGFAIDLPHDIGADDYIGDLDTANINMKLNLTGQSLLREVVEQHGIDCQMKACGKYQAAVEDRGIAVLDAYRRGLDKLGQPYEVIEQADIPAHIGTHFYRKALFTPGTVLIQPSALVKGLADTLPANVTLYEHTPITDVEYGDKIVLRHAHGSITADKLVLTNNAFGMSFGFLKGRMLPVFTYASITRTLTDEEQQRLGGKPYWGVIPADTFGTTVRRTPDNRLLIRNSFSFNPDGRANQKYLQRFVNRHRASFAARFPMLPQVDFEYTWGGALALSRNHAGHFGELAPNVFGALCCNGLGITRGTVTGTLLANWLAGQRDDLTDYLLGSPGPNRNPPEPFLSAGVNFNLMWGQYRAGRES, encoded by the coding sequence ATGACGAAAGTAACTCATCTGCCCGCAGACGATACCACCTGCGGTTGGTATCACCTCAGCCGCAAGCGCCAGCCAAAGCCTGCCCATGCCGGCAAGAGTTCCGCGCGTTGGGTGGTGGTGGGTGCCGGCTTTACCGGCCTGGCGGCTGCCCGGCAACTGGCGCTGAATTTCCCGAATGACGAAATCGTGCTGGTCGAAGCCCAGGAAGTGGGTTTTGGCACCTCCGGGCGTAACGCCGGGTTCGCCATCGACCTGCCCCACGACATTGGTGCCGATGACTACATCGGTGATCTGGACACCGCCAATATCAACATGAAGCTCAACCTCACCGGCCAGTCGTTGCTGCGTGAGGTGGTCGAGCAGCATGGCATCGATTGCCAGATGAAAGCCTGCGGCAAGTATCAGGCGGCAGTGGAAGACCGTGGTATTGCAGTGCTGGATGCCTACCGTCGTGGTCTGGACAAACTCGGCCAGCCTTACGAGGTGATCGAGCAAGCCGACATCCCTGCGCACATCGGCACGCATTTTTATCGCAAAGCGCTGTTCACTCCGGGCACGGTGCTGATCCAGCCTTCAGCGCTGGTCAAAGGCCTGGCCGACACGTTGCCGGCCAACGTCACCTTGTATGAACACACGCCGATCACCGATGTGGAGTACGGCGACAAGATTGTGCTGCGCCATGCCCACGGCAGTATCACCGCCGACAAACTGGTGCTGACCAACAATGCGTTCGGCATGAGCTTTGGCTTTCTCAAAGGCCGCATGCTGCCGGTGTTCACCTACGCCAGCATCACCCGCACGCTGACCGATGAAGAGCAGCAGCGGCTGGGCGGCAAACCCTATTGGGGCGTGATTCCGGCCGACACCTTCGGCACCACCGTGCGGCGCACGCCGGACAACCGTCTGCTGATCCGCAACAGTTTCAGCTTCAACCCGGACGGCCGTGCCAACCAGAAGTATCTGCAGCGCTTCGTCAACCGCCACCGTGCGTCGTTCGCGGCGCGTTTTCCGATGCTGCCGCAGGTCGATTTCGAATACACCTGGGGCGGTGCCCTGGCGCTGTCGCGCAACCACGCCGGGCACTTCGGCGAACTGGCGCCCAACGTTTTCGGTGCGCTGTGCTGTAACGGCCTGGGCATCACTCGCGGCACAGTGACCGGCACCTTGCTGGCCAACTGGCTGGCCGGCCAGCGCGACGACCTGACCGATTACCTGCTGGGTTCGCCGGGTCCGAACCGCAACCCGCCAGAGCCGTTTCTCTCGGCAGGGGTGAACTTCAACCTGATGTGGGGGCAGTACCGGGCAGGACGAGAAAGCTGA
- a CDS encoding MFS transporter, translating into MTMPHTSIEDVPLNSFHKLLTVRSGGGSFVDGYVLSIIGVCMLQMTAALGLSAFWQGMIAASALIGIFFGGFFGGWLTDRFGRKRIFFVGPTLFVLASVAQLWVESEVTLFLLRFMIGVAVGIEYPVATSLLVEFLPKKYRGPRLATLTILWFAGAATAYLSGDFILRHGGEDGWRLVLSSSAIIGAALFVVRLGTPESPRWLLGKGRPGEAEAIIKQVYGPDFSLQNLPEQPKEKKLSVLSLLHSGYGKRMLFVAMFWSCSVIPVFAVYAFAPTVLAALNLKGDWAAFGSIIITFLFVIGCIIATNLINSMGRRSMLIYSFLLSGIALLGLAAFHDASQVLILTLFGAYALFIGGAQVLQLVYPNELFPTEIRACAVGVGTSLSRVGAAVGTWLVPMALDSYGIGFTMYAAAAVTLVGLLFSLALAPETRSLNLQQAASLS; encoded by the coding sequence ATGACAATGCCCCATACCTCAATCGAGGACGTACCGCTCAACTCGTTCCACAAGCTGCTGACGGTCCGCTCCGGTGGTGGCTCGTTCGTCGATGGTTACGTTCTGAGCATCATCGGCGTGTGCATGCTGCAGATGACGGCTGCACTGGGCCTGAGTGCGTTCTGGCAAGGCATGATCGCCGCCTCGGCACTGATCGGCATTTTCTTCGGCGGTTTTTTCGGTGGCTGGCTGACCGATCGGTTCGGTCGCAAACGCATTTTCTTCGTTGGCCCGACCCTGTTCGTGCTGGCCTCGGTGGCGCAGTTGTGGGTCGAGTCGGAAGTGACCCTGTTCCTGCTGCGTTTCATGATCGGCGTGGCGGTGGGCATCGAGTACCCGGTGGCCACCTCGCTGCTGGTCGAATTCCTGCCCAAAAAATACCGCGGCCCGCGCCTGGCGACCCTGACCATTCTGTGGTTCGCCGGTGCTGCGACGGCCTATCTGTCCGGTGACTTTATCTTGCGGCACGGTGGCGAAGACGGCTGGCGTCTGGTGCTGTCCAGCTCGGCAATCATCGGTGCGGCGCTGTTTGTGGTCCGTCTGGGGACTCCCGAGTCGCCGCGCTGGCTGCTCGGTAAAGGCCGGCCCGGCGAAGCCGAGGCAATCATCAAACAGGTCTATGGCCCGGACTTCTCGTTGCAGAACCTGCCTGAGCAACCGAAAGAGAAAAAACTGTCGGTACTCAGCCTGCTGCATTCGGGCTATGGCAAGCGCATGTTGTTCGTCGCGATGTTCTGGAGCTGCTCGGTGATCCCGGTGTTTGCCGTGTACGCCTTCGCGCCGACGGTGCTGGCGGCGTTGAACCTCAAGGGTGACTGGGCGGCCTTTGGCTCGATCATCATCACCTTCCTGTTCGTGATCGGCTGCATCATCGCCACCAACCTGATCAACAGCATGGGCCGGCGCAGCATGCTGATCTATAGCTTCCTGCTCTCGGGTATCGCGCTGCTGGGTCTGGCCGCTTTCCACGACGCTTCGCAGGTCCTGATCCTTACATTGTTCGGTGCGTACGCGCTATTTATCGGCGGCGCCCAGGTGCTACAACTGGTCTACCCCAACGAGCTGTTTCCGACCGAAATCCGTGCTTGCGCGGTCGGCGTCGGCACCTCGCTGTCGCGGGTCGGCGCAGCGGTCGGCACCTGGCTGGTGCCTATGGCGCTCGACAGCTACGGCATCGGTTTCACCATGTATGCCGCCGCCGCCGTGACCCTGGTCGGGCTGCTGTTCTCCCTTGCTCTTGCCCCTGAAACCCGCTCGCTGAACCTGCAGCAGGCGGCTTCGCTGTCCTGA
- a CDS encoding dihydrodipicolinate synthase family protein, producing the protein MKFEGIYTPAITPLKADGSIDASAFAEVLEYLIAQKVHGIIIGGSTGEYYAHTSQERFDLAAQAKDVINGRLPLIIGTGAIRTEDSVAYAEHAKSIKADALLVGTPPYALPTQQEIAIHVKAVDRAAGLPIMLYNYPGRMSVAMDDEFFDAVADVQNIIAIKESSGDMNRLHRTAVKYPNIALSCGWDDQALEFFAWGAQSWVCAGSNFIPREHVALFEACVIEKDFNKGRRIMAELMPLMDFLENGKFVQSIKYGSELQGLKTGSVRAPLQGLTDSEKQALSEVVSTLKRNIAQITGGA; encoded by the coding sequence ATGAAATTCGAAGGCATCTACACTCCGGCCATCACCCCGCTCAAGGCTGACGGCTCGATCGACGCTTCGGCCTTTGCCGAGGTTCTGGAATACCTGATCGCTCAGAAGGTGCACGGCATCATCATTGGCGGCTCCACCGGTGAGTACTACGCGCACACCAGCCAGGAGCGCTTCGACCTGGCAGCCCAGGCCAAGGACGTGATCAACGGCCGCCTGCCACTGATCATCGGCACCGGCGCGATTCGCACCGAAGATTCGGTCGCCTATGCCGAACACGCCAAGTCGATCAAGGCTGACGCGCTGCTGGTCGGCACCCCGCCTTACGCACTGCCGACCCAGCAGGAAATCGCTATTCACGTCAAAGCCGTGGACCGCGCTGCCGGCCTGCCGATCATGCTCTACAACTACCCAGGCCGCATGAGCGTGGCCATGGACGACGAGTTCTTCGATGCGGTGGCCGATGTGCAAAACATCATCGCCATCAAGGAAAGCTCGGGCGACATGAACCGCCTGCACCGCACTGCGGTGAAATACCCGAACATCGCCCTGTCGTGCGGCTGGGACGACCAGGCCCTGGAATTCTTTGCCTGGGGCGCACAGAGCTGGGTTTGCGCCGGCTCCAACTTCATCCCGCGTGAGCACGTGGCGCTGTTTGAGGCCTGTGTGATCGAGAAAGACTTCAACAAGGGCCGTCGGATCATGGCTGAGCTGATGCCGCTGATGGACTTCCTGGAAAACGGCAAGTTCGTCCAGTCGATCAAGTACGGCAGCGAGCTGCAAGGCCTGAAAACCGGTAGCGTGCGTGCGCCGTTGCAAGGCCTGACCGATTCCGAGAAACAAGCGCTGAGCGAGGTGGTCAGCACCCTCAAGCGCAACATCGCGCAAATCACCGGAGGTGCCTGA
- a CDS encoding aldehyde dehydrogenase, with translation MADLLSKEQYKALAAELKFPTQAFINGEFRDALSGNTFATTNPATGELLANIAAGNSDDVDLAVKAAKESFADGRWSKLAPAARKHILLDFAQLLEDHAHELAVLESLDSGKPVSECQNVDVPETIHTLRWHAELIDKIYDFSAPTGAGAVTTVVREAIGVVGLVLPWNFPLLMLAWKIGPSLAAGCSIVVKPAKETTLTALRVAELAHQAGVPAGVFNIVPGGGREVGEPIGRHMDIAAVSFTGSTDTGRLFLKYSAESNIKRVVLELGGKNPAVVMNDVEDLDEVAQYLVAGAFWNMGENCSASSRLIVHRDVKDKLLERIKVHVRDWQLGDPLDPANRLGAMVSKSHFEKVRSYLEHAVEAQLQVVEGGNTRDGVFIEPTIVDGVKAGDKLFVEEIFGPVLSVTTFNTIDEAIALANDTVYGLAASAYTSNLRNAIRLSREIRAGIVTVNCFGEGDASTPFGGYGESGFGGRDKSQWAHDQYTELKTIWINAQ, from the coding sequence ATGGCCGACCTGCTGAGCAAAGAACAGTACAAGGCGCTGGCCGCTGAACTGAAATTCCCGACCCAGGCATTCATCAACGGTGAATTCCGTGATGCGCTGTCGGGCAATACCTTCGCCACCACCAACCCGGCCACCGGTGAGCTGCTGGCCAACATCGCCGCCGGCAACAGCGACGACGTCGATCTGGCGGTCAAAGCCGCTAAAGAGTCTTTCGCAGACGGTCGCTGGAGCAAGCTGGCGCCGGCGGCACGCAAGCATATCCTGCTGGATTTTGCCCAACTGCTGGAAGACCACGCCCATGAACTGGCAGTGCTGGAAAGCCTGGACAGCGGCAAGCCGGTCAGCGAATGCCAGAACGTCGACGTGCCGGAGACCATCCACACCCTGCGTTGGCATGCCGAACTGATCGACAAGATCTACGACTTCAGCGCCCCGACCGGTGCCGGTGCGGTAACCACCGTGGTCCGTGAAGCCATCGGGGTGGTCGGTCTGGTGCTGCCGTGGAACTTCCCGCTGCTGATGCTGGCCTGGAAAATCGGCCCGTCGCTGGCCGCCGGTTGCTCGATCGTGGTCAAGCCGGCCAAGGAAACCACCCTGACCGCCCTGCGCGTTGCGGAACTGGCCCATCAGGCCGGCGTGCCGGCGGGCGTGTTCAACATCGTGCCTGGCGGTGGCCGCGAAGTCGGCGAGCCGATCGGCCGGCACATGGACATCGCGGCGGTGAGCTTCACCGGCTCGACCGACACCGGCCGGCTGTTCCTCAAGTACTCGGCCGAGTCGAACATCAAGCGTGTGGTGCTGGAACTGGGTGGCAAGAACCCGGCGGTGGTGATGAACGACGTCGAAGACCTCGACGAAGTGGCCCAGTACCTGGTGGCCGGTGCGTTCTGGAACATGGGCGAGAACTGCTCGGCGTCCTCGCGGCTGATCGTGCACCGCGACGTCAAAGACAAGCTGCTCGAGCGCATCAAGGTGCACGTGCGCGACTGGCAACTGGGCGACCCGCTGGACCCGGCCAATCGCCTGGGCGCGATGGTCAGCAAGTCGCACTTCGAGAAGGTTCGCTCGTACCTGGAGCATGCTGTTGAAGCGCAACTGCAGGTGGTTGAAGGCGGTAACACCCGTGATGGCGTGTTCATCGAGCCGACCATTGTTGATGGCGTGAAAGCTGGCGACAAACTGTTCGTCGAAGAGATCTTCGGCCCGGTCTTGAGCGTCACCACCTTCAACACCATTGATGAGGCCATTGCCCTGGCCAACGACACCGTTTACGGCCTGGCGGCCTCGGCCTACACCAGCAACCTGCGCAACGCGATCCGTCTATCGCGCGAGATTCGCGCCGGTATCGTCACCGTCAACTGCTTCGGTGAAGGCGACGCTTCGACGCCGTTCGGAGGCTACGGCGAGTCAGGCTTTGGCGGTCGCGACAAGTCGCAGTGGGCGCATGATCAGTACACCGAGCTTAAGACCATCTGGATCAATGCTCAGTAA
- a CDS encoding DMT family transporter, translated as MVSSNVAQASCATVHRNALISAHIAAILFGLTGILGALIQADSSIITFGRAAFAVLALGAFAQLQGRPVFSGLNGRKLAVLAVSGVFLTSHWISFFIAVKVGGVAVATLGFASFPAFIALIDRVVFRERIRFGEAVLVALVSLGLVLVVPSFDFADQGTIGLLWGLGSGFSFALLAIVNRRYIKGLDSMQVAFWQNLTVSLLVAPFVVNSLGQHVLSSMDWVYLAVLGVFCTGLSQYLFVRSLKTLDARSAGLIIALEPVYAIACAWALFSEEPSLRMLLGAAIIILASVISARGKKAVESSTLSRQR; from the coding sequence ATCGTTTCCTCCAATGTTGCGCAGGCTTCCTGCGCGACAGTGCATCGCAATGCCCTGATTTCTGCGCACATCGCCGCCATTCTGTTTGGTCTGACCGGCATCCTCGGTGCGCTTATCCAGGCTGATTCCAGCATCATCACCTTCGGTCGTGCGGCCTTCGCGGTACTGGCACTGGGCGCGTTTGCCCAGTTGCAGGGGCGCCCGGTATTCAGCGGCCTGAACGGGCGCAAGCTGGCGGTGCTGGCTGTGTCGGGGGTGTTTCTGACCTCACACTGGATCAGCTTTTTCATCGCCGTGAAGGTCGGCGGTGTGGCGGTCGCCACGCTCGGGTTCGCCAGCTTTCCGGCGTTCATTGCATTGATCGACCGAGTGGTGTTCCGTGAGCGCATCAGGTTCGGTGAGGCTGTGCTGGTTGCCTTGGTCAGCCTCGGCCTGGTGCTGGTGGTGCCGTCCTTCGACTTCGCCGACCAAGGCACCATCGGCTTGCTGTGGGGGCTGGGGTCGGGTTTCTCGTTTGCCTTGCTGGCCATCGTCAACCGCCGTTACATCAAGGGCCTGGACTCGATGCAGGTCGCGTTCTGGCAGAACCTCACGGTATCGCTGCTGGTGGCGCCGTTCGTGGTCAACAGCCTGGGCCAGCACGTACTGAGCAGCATGGACTGGGTCTATCTGGCGGTGCTCGGGGTGTTCTGCACCGGCCTGTCGCAGTACCTGTTCGTCCGCAGCCTGAAAACCCTGGACGCGCGCAGCGCCGGCCTGATCATCGCGCTGGAACCGGTGTACGCCATCGCCTGCGCCTGGGCGTTGTTCAGTGAAGAACCTTCGCTGCGCATGTTGCTGGGGGCGGCGATCATCATCCTGGCGAGCGTGATCTCGGCACGCGGCAAAAAGGCCGTTGAGTCGAGCACGCTATCTCGCCAGCGCTGA
- a CDS encoding HD domain-containing protein, with protein sequence MSLDLQQLYNKAWLFAAQAHLGQTLKASDLPYAAHVAMVANELIFADRHESVGALDIALPAALLHDVVEDTGISQQALAEVFGEPVAATVASLSKNLIAPYSDERYLQGIAAHSREAAVIKLCDRITNLQSAPDSWSHAKRSSYLAESAQILSTLGHAHGYLRERLLAAMASYRQRYVDIN encoded by the coding sequence ATGAGCCTCGACCTGCAACAGCTCTACAACAAAGCCTGGTTATTCGCCGCCCAGGCTCACCTGGGGCAGACGCTGAAAGCCTCGGATCTGCCCTACGCCGCTCATGTGGCGATGGTCGCCAACGAGTTGATCTTCGCTGATCGCCACGAGTCGGTCGGCGCCCTGGACATCGCCCTGCCCGCCGCACTGCTGCACGATGTGGTGGAAGACACCGGCATCAGCCAGCAGGCGCTGGCCGAGGTGTTTGGCGAACCGGTGGCGGCCACCGTGGCCAGCCTGAGCAAGAACCTGATCGCGCCTTACTCTGACGAACGATACCTGCAAGGCATCGCCGCACACTCGCGCGAGGCTGCGGTGATCAAACTGTGCGATCGCATCACCAACCTGCAATCGGCGCCCGACAGCTGGTCGCATGCCAAACGCAGTTCCTACCTGGCCGAATCGGCGCAGATTCTCAGTACGCTCGGCCATGCGCATGGCTACCTGCGCGAACGGCTGCTGGCGGCCATGGCGAGTTACCGGCAGCGTTACGTTGATATCAACTGA
- a CDS encoding type II toxin-antitoxin system HipA family toxin gives MILDVHVCGRTVARLYRERDEYVLHYLPQTAAADFVSLALPVREAPWRWPRDLFPFFRQNLPEGYLLGVIREEFGALLDGTDLSLLAVIGATGIGRVTITPEGVRPKAEIEPLEISHLLTAENTAGHFATLVRRYARAAISGVVPKFIAQDVSVNKLPLGKPTLRTRFHIIKGSDDTTPYLGFNEFYTMRVLERLQTAPVAPCRMSEDGRVLVVDRFDVDEHGVASHGVEDACGLLGLPPHEKYATTIERVCNATQVYVPAEHLRKQREHLGWHLLTNYVVRNADCHAKNIALYYTSLADVRFSPVYDLVTTQAYPRFAANPPGLSIGGRQTWTPGRTLETFFNARLGIGPRQYAAMVEQLCESAVVTGREVIEAAKNEPAWRDVAKQMVHAWNEGMQTLRSSKAAPHLRGLDAAIHEAGFSDPIAPEDNRIQVGRSELLAPRKR, from the coding sequence ATGATACTGGACGTCCATGTCTGCGGTAGAACGGTTGCCAGGCTGTACCGTGAAAGAGACGAATACGTCTTGCACTACCTCCCGCAAACAGCGGCAGCCGATTTCGTCAGCCTGGCACTACCGGTACGTGAGGCGCCTTGGCGCTGGCCACGTGATCTGTTCCCTTTTTTTCGCCAGAACTTGCCTGAGGGCTACCTGCTGGGCGTCATTCGCGAAGAGTTCGGTGCATTGCTTGACGGTACAGATCTTTCTCTGCTGGCCGTGATTGGTGCAACCGGTATTGGCCGGGTCACGATCACCCCCGAGGGCGTCAGACCAAAAGCCGAAATAGAGCCATTGGAAATCAGTCATCTACTGACGGCAGAAAATACCGCCGGGCATTTTGCGACACTGGTACGCCGTTATGCCCGGGCAGCAATTTCAGGCGTGGTGCCCAAATTCATCGCCCAGGATGTGAGCGTTAACAAGCTACCGTTAGGCAAGCCCACTTTGCGCACCCGCTTTCACATCATCAAGGGTTCTGACGATACGACACCTTATCTGGGCTTTAACGAGTTCTACACCATGCGGGTTCTGGAGCGTCTGCAGACCGCCCCCGTAGCGCCATGCCGCATGTCGGAAGACGGCCGGGTTCTGGTGGTGGATCGCTTTGATGTAGATGAGCATGGCGTTGCATCTCACGGTGTGGAAGATGCCTGTGGTTTGCTGGGGCTGCCACCCCACGAAAAGTACGCAACAACCATAGAACGTGTATGCAATGCCACCCAGGTTTATGTACCTGCCGAACATCTGCGCAAGCAACGCGAACACCTGGGCTGGCACCTGCTGACAAACTATGTGGTGCGTAATGCAGACTGCCATGCCAAGAACATCGCGTTGTATTACACCTCACTGGCAGACGTGAGGTTCTCGCCTGTTTACGATCTAGTCACAACCCAGGCCTACCCGCGCTTCGCAGCAAATCCGCCCGGTTTATCTATAGGAGGTCGGCAGACCTGGACACCGGGGCGCACACTGGAAACTTTTTTCAATGCTCGCCTGGGCATTGGCCCTCGCCAGTATGCAGCGATGGTCGAGCAGTTGTGCGAGTCCGCAGTCGTTACCGGCAGAGAAGTGATTGAAGCCGCAAAGAACGAGCCGGCCTGGCGCGATGTAGCAAAACAGATGGTACACGCCTGGAACGAAGGCATGCAGACACTGCGCAGTTCAAAGGCCGCGCCCCACCTGCGCGGGCTGGATGCTGCCATCCATGAAGCCGGGTTCTCCGACCCCATCGCACCTGAGGATAACCGGATACAGGTCGGCCGCTCAGAGTTGCTGGCTCCACGAAAGCGTTAG
- a CDS encoding helix-turn-helix domain-containing protein yields MTTLFDVAEMLKQARKEAQLSQEALASRAGVSRSTVARMETVAKGDMSVAALVRLLEAAGYDLRMVRAGHVRTVEDILAEQRSGVADQ; encoded by the coding sequence ATGACGACGCTCTTCGATGTAGCAGAAATGCTCAAACAAGCTCGCAAAGAGGCTCAGCTCAGTCAGGAGGCGCTGGCCAGCCGCGCAGGTGTTTCGCGCTCTACCGTGGCTCGCATGGAAACAGTCGCCAAGGGCGATATGAGCGTGGCAGCCCTCGTTCGCCTGCTGGAGGCAGCCGGCTATGACCTGAGGATGGTCAGGGCAGGCCATGTGCGTACGGTTGAGGACATACTCGCCGAACAACGTTCGGGGGTGGCAGATCAATGA
- a CDS encoding OsmC domain/YcaO domain-containing protein, giving the protein MEIKVNFLDNLRLEAKFDDFTVIADQPIRYKGDGSAPGPFDYFLASSALCAAYFVKLYCQTRDIPTENIRLSQNNIVDPENRYNQIFKIQVELPADISEKDRLGILRSIDRCTVKKVVQAGPEFIIEEVDNLDADAQALLIPSTAEGANTYILGKDLPLEQTIANMSGILADLGMKIEIASWRNIVPNVWSLHVRDAHSPMCFTNGKGATKESALASALGEFIERLNCNFFYNDQFWGEDIANAEFVHYPNERWFKPGRKDALPKEILDEHCREIYNPDGELLGSHLYDTNSGNIERGICSLPFVRQSDGEVVYFPSNLIENLFLSNGMSAGNTLAEAQVQCLSEIFERAVKREILEGELALPDVPQDVLAKYPAIVAGIQGLEEQGFPVLVKDASLGGEFPVMCVTLMNPRTGGVFASFGAHPSFEVALERSLTELLQGRSFEGLNDLPQPTFESQALMEPNNFVEHFIDSSGVVSWRFFSARSDFEFVEWDFSGQGEDSNAQEAATLFGILADLDKEVYMAVYDDLGATACRILVPGYSEIYPVDDLIWDNTNKALFFREDILNLHSLEQEQLEDLVQRLTESELDEYSDITTLIGIEFDDNTAWGQLTILELKLLINLALQRFEEAKEQVEMFLQYNDNTVERGLFYQAVNVALEVELDNELELADYEVNFRRMFGNERMDAVLGSLQGSVRFYGLTPTSTKLEGLERHQRLVDSYKKLHAARAKAAGLAG; this is encoded by the coding sequence ATGGAAATCAAGGTCAACTTTCTCGATAACCTTCGACTTGAAGCCAAGTTCGATGACTTCACGGTCATCGCCGACCAACCGATCCGCTATAAAGGCGACGGTTCGGCACCGGGGCCGTTCGATTATTTCCTGGCATCGTCGGCCTTGTGCGCGGCTTATTTCGTCAAGCTGTACTGCCAGACCCGCGACATTCCTACCGAAAACATCCGCCTGTCGCAGAACAACATCGTCGACCCGGAGAATCGTTACAACCAGATCTTCAAGATCCAGGTCGAGCTGCCCGCCGATATCTCGGAAAAAGACCGTCTGGGCATTTTGCGTTCCATCGATCGCTGTACGGTGAAAAAGGTCGTGCAGGCAGGTCCGGAGTTCATCATCGAGGAAGTCGACAACCTCGACGCCGATGCCCAGGCGCTGTTGATCCCCAGCACTGCTGAGGGTGCCAACACCTATATTCTTGGCAAGGACCTGCCGCTGGAGCAGACCATCGCCAATATGTCGGGGATCCTCGCCGACCTGGGAATGAAGATCGAGATCGCTTCGTGGCGCAATATCGTGCCCAACGTCTGGTCGCTGCACGTGCGCGACGCGCATTCGCCGATGTGTTTCACCAACGGCAAGGGCGCGACCAAGGAAAGCGCCCTGGCCTCGGCACTGGGCGAGTTCATCGAACGGCTGAACTGCAACTTCTTCTACAACGACCAGTTCTGGGGCGAGGACATCGCCAACGCCGAATTCGTCCATTACCCCAACGAGCGGTGGTTCAAACCGGGGCGCAAAGACGCCTTGCCGAAAGAGATCCTCGACGAGCATTGCCGCGAGATCTACAACCCCGATGGCGAGCTGCTCGGTTCGCACCTGTACGACACCAACTCCGGCAACATCGAACGTGGCATTTGCTCGCTGCCGTTCGTGCGTCAGTCCGATGGCGAGGTGGTCTACTTCCCCTCCAACCTGATCGAGAACCTGTTTCTCAGCAACGGCATGAGCGCCGGTAACACGCTGGCCGAAGCCCAGGTGCAGTGCCTGTCGGAGATCTTCGAGCGGGCGGTGAAGCGCGAAATCCTCGAAGGAGAGCTGGCGCTGCCGGACGTGCCGCAGGATGTCCTGGCCAAGTACCCGGCCATCGTCGCCGGTATTCAGGGCCTGGAAGAACAAGGCTTCCCGGTGCTGGTCAAGGATGCCTCGCTGGGCGGTGAATTCCCGGTGATGTGTGTGACCCTGATGAACCCGCGTACCGGCGGCGTGTTCGCCTCGTTCGGCGCGCACCCAAGCTTCGAGGTGGCGCTGGAGCGCAGCCTGACCGAACTGCTGCAAGGCCGCAGCTTCGAAGGTCTGAACGACCTGCCGCAGCCGACCTTCGAAAGCCAGGCGCTGATGGAGCCAAACAATTTCGTTGAGCACTTCATCGACTCCAGCGGTGTGGTGTCGTGGCGTTTCTTCAGCGCCAGGTCTGACTTTGAGTTCGTCGAGTGGGACTTCTCAGGCCAGGGCGAAGACTCCAACGCCCAGGAAGCCGCGACCCTGTTCGGCATCCTTGCCGACCTCGACAAGGAAGTGTACATGGCGGTGTATGACGACCTCGGCGCCACCGCCTGTCGCATCCTGGTGCCGGGTTACTCGGAAATCTACCCGGTAGACGACCTGATCTGGGACAACACCAACAAGGCGCTGTTCTTTCGCGAAGACATCCTCAACCTGCACAGCCTCGAACAGGAGCAACTGGAAGATCTGGTACAGCGCCTGACCGAAAGCGAACTGGACGAGTACAGCGACATCACCACGCTGATCGGTATCGAGTTCGACGACAACACCGCCTGGGGGCAGTTGACCATTCTGGAACTCAAGCTGCTGATCAACCTGGCGCTGCAGCGTTTCGAAGAAGCCAAGGAACAGGTCGAAATGTTCCTGCAGTACAACGACAACACCGTCGAGCGCGGCCTGTTCTACCAGGCGGTGAACGTGGCGCTGGAAGTTGAACTGGACAACGAACTGGAACTGGCCGACTACGAAGTCAACTTCCGCCGTATGTTCGGCAACGAGCGTATGGATGCGGTGCTCGGATCGCTTCAAGGCAGCGTGCGCTTCTACGGCCTGACCCCGACCAGCACGAAGCTCGAAGGCCTCGAGCGTCACCAGCGGCTGGTCGACAGCTACAAAAAACTGCATGCCGCACGGGCCAAAGCCGCCGGCCTGGCAGGCTGA
- a CDS encoding ribbon-helix-helix domain-containing protein: MSTMNISLPDALKAYVDEQVIQRGYSTSSEYVRELIRSDQARQQLRGLLLEGARSESGTAVDAAYFESLRAKVREGRPG; encoded by the coding sequence ATGAGTACCATGAATATTTCGCTACCCGATGCCCTGAAGGCTTATGTCGATGAGCAGGTCATTCAGCGCGGTTACAGCACCAGTAGTGAGTACGTTCGTGAGCTGATTCGCTCGGACCAGGCAAGGCAACAGTTGCGTGGACTGCTGCTGGAAGGTGCCAGATCGGAATCTGGTACTGCCGTTGACGCTGCTTACTTTGAGTCTTTGCGTGCCAAAGTGCGTGAGGGCCGACCGGGATGA